A region of Melitaea cinxia chromosome 15, ilMelCinx1.1, whole genome shotgun sequence DNA encodes the following proteins:
- the LOC123660265 gene encoding hydroxyacyl-coenzyme A dehydrogenase, mitochondrial-like, with protein sequence MIQFGVIARSFSSSSAVQSAIKNVTVIGGGLMGSGIAQVSAQAGQNVILVDVNSDVLAKSQKSISNNLGRVAKKIYKDNPQEAEKFVTESMARIKTATDPVSASKSADLVVEAIVENLDVKHQLFKKLDEAAPDHTILASNTSSLSINEISSVVKRKDKFGGLHFFNPVPVMRLLEVVKASETSDATYEAMMAWGKSVGKTCITCKDTPGFVVNRLLVPYIAEAIRLFERGDASARDIDIAMKLGAGYPMGPLELADYVGLDTNKFILDGWHKKYPQEALFNPIPLLNRLVSEGKLGVKTGEGFYKYDKK encoded by the exons atgatcCAGTTTGGCGTTATTGCAAGGAGCTTTTCTAGTTCTTCGGCAGTACAAAGTGCAATTAAAAATGTTACTGTTATTGGAGGTGGTTTGATGGGATCTGGTATTGCacag gtatcAGCTCAAGCTGGTCAAAATGTGATTCTAGTGGATGTGAATTCTGATGTTTTGGCAAAGTCACAAAAGTCAATTAGCAACAATTTGGGCAGAGTAGCCAAAAAGATTTACAAGGACAATCCTCAAGAGGCAGAGAAGTTTGTCACAGAGTCAATGGCCAGGATCAAAACAGCCACAGATCCCGTGAGTGCAAGTAAAAGTGCTGATCTTGTAGTGGAGGCTATCGTTGAGAACTTGGATGTCAAACACCAACTGTTTAAGAAACTTGATGAA gcCGCTCCGGACCACACCATATTAGCGTCCAACACCTCTTCACTCTCAATTAATGAAATTTCATCAGTTGTTAAGAGGAAAGACAA GTTCGGTGGTCTTCACTTCTTCAACCCAGTACCGGTAATGCGTTTGCTGGAAGTAGTGAAAGCTTCAGAAACGTCCGATGCTACGTACGAAGCCATGATGGCCTGGGGCAAGAGCGTCGGCAAGACTTGTATCACTTGCAAGGATACCCCCGGATTTGTTGTGAACAGATTGCTTGTACCGTACATAGCTGAGGCTATTCGATTGTTTGAAAGGG gtgATGCCTCAGCCCGTGACATTGATATCGCCATGAAGTTAGGGGCAGGCTATCCCATGGGACCTTTAGAGTTAGCCGACTATGTCGGTCTTGACACCAACAAGTTTATATTAGACGGATGGCACAAGAAGTACCCACAGGAAGCACTGTTCAACCCTATTCCCTTACTCAATAGGTTGGTATCCGAGGGTAAGCTCGGAGTAAAGACTGGAGAAGGCTTCTACAAGTAcgacaagaaataa
- the LOC123660297 gene encoding transcription initiation factor TFIID subunit 9 produces MSEKEKTKTNTQLMKHLPKDAQVIMSIMKEIGITEYEPRVVNQLLEFTYRYVTSVLDDARVFANHAKKKTIDLDDVRLAVQMQLDKSFTNPPPREVLLELARVKNVNPLPLIKPHCGLRLPPDRYCLSACNYRLKPAPKKVVTKVAIPATPTMKTVTTPKPGGPQNVVVKRPPGAIVNVSSKPSVVPKPVLKFTSSSKVVAKPAVRVTAGPSSQGPVKMEVDEVSQKRKREDDDYDM; encoded by the exons ATGTCGGAAAAAGAGAAAACGAAAACCAACACGCAATTAATGAAACACCTACCAAAGGACGCTCAAGTTATTATGTCCATAATGAAAGAAATTGGCATCACAGAATACGAGCCGAGGGTCGTGAACCAGCTCTTAGAATTCACATATCGTTATGTTACATCCGTGTTGGATGATGCGAGAGTCTTTGCTAACCATGCgaagaaaaaaacaatagaTTTGGACGATGTAAGATTGGCGGTTCAGATGCAATTGGACAAATCCTTCACGAATCCTCCTCCCAGAGAAGTGCTCCTCGAGCTAGCGAGAGTAAAGAATGTGAATCCTCTTCCATTAATCAAACCACATTGTGGCTTGCGGCTACCACCAGATCG ttactGTTTGTCAGCCTGCAATTACCGTTTGAAACCAGCTCCAAAGAAAGTAGTCACTAAAGTTGCAATACCGGCCACACCAACCATGAAAACAGTGACCACGCCAAAACCAGGAGGACCACAGAATGTTGTTGTGAAACGACCGCCCGGAGCCATAGTTAATGTGTCGTCAAAACCTAGTGTGGTTCCTAAACCAGTTCTCAAATTCACATCTAGTAGTAAG GTGGTAGCAAAACCAGCAGTCCGTGTCACAGCGGGCCCGTCCTCCCAGGGCCCCGTCAAGATGGAGGTTGATGAGGTCTCACAGAAAAGGAAACGTGAAgatgatgattatgatatgTAA
- the LOC123660721 gene encoding stress-activated protein kinase JNK: MPHAAPATAMSAPPRHPHFYTVEVGDTRFTILKRYQNLKPIGSGAQGIVCAAYDTVTQQNVAIKKLSRPFQNVTHAKRAYREFKLMKLVNHKNIIGLLNAFTPQKSLEEFQDVYLVMELMDANLCQVIQMDLDHERMSYLLYQMLCGIKHLHLAGIIHRDLKPSNIVVKSDCTLKILDFGLARTAGTTFMMTPYVVTRYYRAPEVILGMGYTENVDIWSVGCIMGEMIRGGVLFPGTDHIDQWNKIIEQLGTPSAAFMARLQPTVRNYVENRPRYAGYSFERLFPDILFPSDSSEHNRLKASQARDLLSRMLVIDPERRISVDEALLHPYINVWYDEGEVNAPAPASYDHSVDEREHTVEQWKQLIYQEVVEYAAPPPAAHHQPPPDHAQPALTT; encoded by the exons ATGCCCCACGCGGCGCCAGCTACCGCCATGTCGGCCCCGCCGCGCCACCCACACTTCTACACAGTCGAGGTCGGCGACACACGTTTCACAATCCTAAAACGTTACCAGAACCTCAAGCCTATCGGATCCGGAGCACAGGGCATAGTATG cgCGGCTTATGACACAGTGACACAGCAAAATGTCGCGATCAAGAAGCTTTCGAGACCCTTCCAGAACGTAACGCACGCGAAACGCGCCTACCGCGAGTTCAAACTTATGAAACTCGTCAACCATAAAAAT ATAATTGGTCTTTTGAACGCATTCACGCCACAGAAGAGTCTAGAAGAGTTCCAGGACGTATATTTGGTGATGGAGCTAATGGACGCTAATTTATGCCAAGTGATTCAGATGGACCTGGATCACGAACGTATGAGCTACCTGCTCTATCAGATGCTTTGCGGTATCAAGCATCTCCATCTTGCTGGAATCATACATCGG GACCTAAAGCCGTCCAACATAGTAGTGAAGAGCGACTGCACGCTCAAGATCTTGGACTTCGGTTTGGCGCGTACGGCCGGGACCACCTTCATGATGACCCCCTACGTCGTCACCAGATATTACCGAGCGCCCGAG GTGATCCTCGGTATGGGTTACACGGAAAATGTGGATATCTGGTCAGTAGGATGTATCATGGGGGAGATGATTCGTGGCGGTGTACTGTTTCCGGGAACTGATCACATCGATCAGTGGAACAAAATTATAG AGCAGCTGGGCACGCCGTCGGCCGCCTTCATGGCGCGCCTGCAGCCCACGGTGCGCAACTACGTGGAGAACCGGCCGCGCTACGCCGGCTACAGCTTCGAGCGCCTGTTCCCCGACATCCTGTTCCCGTCCGACTCCAGCGAGCACAACCGCCTCAAGGCGTCGCAGGCGCGCGACCTGCTGTCGCGCATGCTGGTCATCGACCCCGAGCGCCGCATCTCCGTGGACGAGGCGCTGCTGCACCCCTACATCAACGTGTGGTACGACGAGGGCGAGGTCAACGCG CCGGCGCCGGCGTCGTACGACCACTCGGTGGACGAGCGCGAGCACACGGTGGAGCAGTGGAAGCAGCTCATCTACCAGGAGGTGGTGGAGtacgccgcgccgccgcccgccgcgcacCACCAGCCGCCGCCCGACCACGCGCAGCCCGCGCTCACCACATAG